Genomic segment of Eretmochelys imbricata isolate rEreImb1 chromosome 24, rEreImb1.hap1, whole genome shotgun sequence:
ACTAGGTGCTGTTGGTTGTCCTGCTCCCGCACGGGTGTGCACAGCATCCTTTTGCTGCCACAGGCAAGTGTCGGGCTACTTTGTCGtgacatttttttcttcaacttcGCAAATCCAAGGTTAGTGGGGCAAGGGGCGAGGTTTCCCTGCGAACAGTGACTGCTCTTCTGAGGCATCTTTCGGGGCGGGGGGCCTCATTGCTGCCAGTGGCATaggtgggctggggagtggggcacaGACCTTTGTCCTCTGGGGGcaccagctctgatccagcccaAGGGCAGGGAACGGGACATGGGGCCTCTTCCCTCAAGGTGACGCTGGCGCCGAGCTGTTGGGAGCATGGGGGAATTGGCTGACGCGGGGGGAGGGAATATGGCACCTTTCACATCCTGAgagtgtcacggagtgtgggggagtcagggccctgcaccccgctcttcctgcgattcactgggactctcagccagccagtaaaacggaaggtttattggacgacaggaacacagtcccaaacagCTTGttggtacaaccaggacccctcagacaggtccttctggggggcagggagcttagaccccagccttggggctccctccgtttccccagccagcttcCAACTCAAAACCCCCTCCAGCCgactcccccagcctccccccggctcctcctccagcctttgtccagcttcccgggcagaaggtgtcacctcgccccaacccccctcctggctcaggtgacaccCTCTGCTATCCCATCCCccatgcagacagtcccagtaaaactcccctgCGACATCCCCAGGTCAATCCGTCCCACTCCCTGCTCCATCACAGAGCGCCCCTGCCAAGCCTGCCCAAGGGCAGGGGatggaggctggggaaggggcgtCACAGGACATGGCTCCTCTGTGGGACACTGCGTGGATGCTCGGGGTTGTGCCTTCACTACCCCCTTCAGTTTAAGTGCCCTCCTCCAGTTCTCCCACTATCCTCGCGACAGCCCAGACAGAGTACCAAGCGCCCTTCTTGGCCCTCTCCCCAGGACCtgagggagcagagggctccCTCCCTTGAGGCCTCTGTCGTGTCACTGGGTTGACTAGCGCTGATCCTGCCGCCCTCTTGGCCCAGTCATCCTGAGCGTCTAATTCCCTCCACCAGCCTTCTCAAGGGGGGCTAGTTAACCCTGGAGTGAGCGGAGCAAGGACTCACCTGTTCTCACGCATCCTGTCACAGGGGCTACGAGGCCTTATTTTCCCTCTGAATGCCAACAtctcactgggggcggggggcacttTAAAAGGGGAGGCGGTAGGGATGTTACTGAACGTGAGGGAGCATGGGACTTGTTGCTACAGCTCTGTGCAGAACATGACATGATGGCCCTGGAACACTTCTTACAgtaggggtgctgaaagccagtgggCTCCCCCCTTACCTCTGGCCGtgtcccctctccccagagctggggccaggaccaggctgtggctccaggaggggcagggggctgaagctgggaccacagctgggactgggagcagagccctgggtgtgcggccagtggctgggaccccatgcaaaacctgggggtgctgcagcatgcCCTGCATCCCTAGTTCCCATGCCCATGGGCCAGGGTGGTGCAGTGTAGGGGAAGATAGGGAGCGAGAGCAGTTTAGAATGTAAGCTGGGGGAtgcactggggtggggcagttTAATGGGGGCATGGGGTGGGGCATGTTTAAGGGAGAATGGTTTAGGGGGGTATTGGGGGGAGGTTGAGCAGTTTGTGGGGAGTGGGTAATTGGGGCCATGACCCTCTACAGGCCTGGTGACCTCCTGTCCTGTTGCGGGATTGACACCCCAAGCCCCCTTCCCCAGAGATGCAGCAGGACCACAAATCACTGCATGATCAAGCAGCTGGTTTATTGAGTGATGGACAGCTAtatggggcagggagcctgctgtgGGGTTCCTTACAGCCTTGGGTTCCAGGTATGGACAGGGCCTATGATGCTGCACCTCCACCGGTCTCCTCACTGAAACATTGCATGAAGGCGTCCCAGTGGGAGTTCAGCCAGCCATGCAAGTCCTCAGCATAGGGGCTGAGCTTCTGGTGCAGGTCGCTGGCGTAGGCTGCCAGGCCATGCTGGaactcctgcagccccagctcctggacatAGGAGCCCAGCTTCTCCTGTAGCTCCACCCTAGACGGGATGAAGCTGTACGCCTGGCGACCAAGCAGGGTCTTGCTGTACTGCTCCGCCATCTCCAGCAGCCCCTCAGTGTAGGACACCAGGACAGCATGCAGCTGCTTCTTGTAGGGCTGCATCTTCCTCTCCAGTTCCCGCAGCTCTGCCACGCTTACCTCCACCAGCGCGTCTACATGCCTGCTCAGGTTCCTCAGCTGCTCCTGGGCCTTGGGGGGCACCTTACGTTCTAGGTCATCAAAGAAGTTCTCAATTTTCCTGGCGAGCCTCCACTGCCTgcaaagaaagggaagcagcttAGAGTGACTCACCCTCTGGGCTGCTGGCTCTGTCTGACCCCAAGGCAGAAGGATtggctggagtggggagggaaggggggtgtcAGGGAGGGGAAtgtggccccagggcaggaggaCTAGCTGGTTCATGGGGGTTGGGAATGTGATATGGGGCCTCCACCCCCCAGTGTTGCTGGCTTtgatccagccccagcccccaggtCAAGGGCACTGGTTGTCCCAGGGGCATCGGGCCCTGCCATGCCAAACATGGATGCAATTCTGACTGGGAGAACAAGCATCCGCAGCTGAATCCCCAGCATCCCTAGGGTTGGCCAGGCCAATCCCTGCTGAGCTGGTGGGGCTTGCTAGGCCCAGAAGCAGAGGTGTGGGTCCTGCAGTCAGGGATGTGACTCTAACCCCTCTGCTCTGGGTCCCTGGCATGGATGGGGGTGCTCCCAAACCCTGCCTCCAAGTCAGGGCAGGTGCCTCACTCGATCTCCTGGCCCAGCTCAGATTTCTGGATCAGCTCCACGATCGTTGTGATAAGTTGCTCCAGGTAGTGTGGGATGGCATCTGCGACCTGGTCCAACTTTGGCCTGGGTTTCTCGCTGAGGGGAGAGGCCTGGAAGCCTGGGAAAGGAAAGGGATCCCCAGTGAGACAGTGTCACTGAAGGCCCCAGGGCTGCCCTGGCCTGGAGAGACCCACTGAGCTACCTCTCcctggaaggaggggcatgtggTAACTGCACTGGGATGTGgctcaggactcctaggttccaaccagctctgggagggatatggggtctaggggttactgcagaggggctgggagcccggactcctggcttctatccCACTTTGCCACAGGCTTCTGATAAGGCATTGGGACACTGGGATTGGCAGACTGGATCAGCCCCATGGTTTGTcaaggcaaatatctagaagCTGGCACTCAGTGGCTCAGGGGAATGTGCAAGAACCCTGCAGTAGCAGATGTGGGTATTTTTCCTCATCACCCCAATAGTTAGCACTGGGGCAGCTGGGTTTATGCGCCTCCTAAGTCTCTAACTATGGTCATTCTGGATACTCCCATTATCCACAGAAATGCATCTGTGAATCCTGCTTATTGGAGATGAGTTCCCTGAGCACCCTTCACCCTGCTGAGCACCGAGAGAATAACAGGCTTCtaaggcagaggttctcaaactgtggtccgtggagcaccagtggtccgcaagctccactaattaggtgcctggaccctggagaagatgcacatgtaaggtgagggggtggccttggggggaagagggggtaggtgggagggggcagtggggtgagaagaggagttgggaggaatttgggatgtgcagggctgcggcgaccagagaaagaggcgactttccccagctccagggctgcagctgccagggagagacagccctccttcccagcctcagctgtgtggctgctgtggaggaggagagacCCCCTCCTTCCGAGACCCAGCTTGGGGTCAGCCGCAGctagggagagagggagagaccccccctgcTTCCAGCCCCAACTTGGGGGCTGCCACGGAAGGgcagagagggcacatccatcgcattagaaaggtaagactactgatattaaatcatagaatcatagaaccatagaatatcagggttggaagggacccctgaaggtcatctagtccaaccccctgctcgaagcaggaccaattcccagttaaatcatcccagccagggctttgtcaagcctgaccttaaaaacttccaaggaaggagattccaccacctccctaggcaacgcattccagtgtttcaccaccctcttagtgaaaaagtttttcctaatatccaatctaaacctcccccactgcaacttgaggccattactcctcgttctgtcatctgctaccattgagaacagtctagagccatcctctttggaaccccctttcaggtagttgaaagcagctatcaaatcccccctcattcttctcttctgcaggctaaacaatcccagctccctcagcctctcctcataagtcatgtgttctagacccctaatcatttttgttgcccttcgctggactctctccaatttatccacatccttcttgtagtgtggggcccaaaactggacacagtactccagatgaggcctcaccaatgtcgaatagagggggacgatcacgtccctcgatctgctcgctatgcccctacgtatacatcccaaaatgccattggccttcttggcaacaagggcacactgctgactcatatccagcttctcgtccactgtcacccctaggtccttttccgcagaactgctgcctagccattcggtccctagtctgtagcggtgcattggattcttccatcctaagtgcaggaccctgcacttatccttattgaacctcatcagatttcttttggcccaatcctccaatttgtctaggtccttctgtatcctatccctcccctccagcgtatctaccactcctcccagtttagtatcgtccgcaaatttgctgagagtgcaatccacaccatcctccagatcatttatgaagatattgaacaaaaccggccccaggaccgacccctggggcactccacttgacaccggctgccaactagacatggagccattgatcactacccgttgagcccgacaatctagccagctttctacccaccctatagtgcattcatccagcccatccaACTTAAAATATGAGTTGcgtgcttttatttgtaaaacaaaaaaacattaattattaagcgtttttttaatatagtgcttttatccaaagcactttacaatagttagctaatggttcaaacaacatttggaaagatcattaagtggtccactgaGATCCTCAGCAaatttcaagtggtccgtgaaaaaaaGACCTTGAGAAGCACTGTTCTAAGGGGTAGCCAACAAGATTTGCCAAGAGGAAATCATGCCCAGACAGTTCCTTCTTTTTCAGGGTTACTGGGCTAGTGGCCAGAgaggaagctgtagatgtgattaTAGCTTGATTTTTTGGGTAGggtttttgatacagtcccatgtgacattctcagaagcaaacCAGGGAAGTGTggtctatatcagtggttctcaaacttttgtactggtgacccctttcacacagcaagcctctgagtgtgacccccccttataaatgaaaaacacttttaaatatatttaacaccattataaatgctggaggcaaagcggggtgtGGGGTGgtggctgacagctcgcgaccccacCCTGtcataaccttgcgaccccctgaggcctcccgacccccagtttgagaccccctggTCTTAAGGAAATTACTATAAGTGCAAAAGTGGCTGAAACAATCACCCTCAAAGGGTGGTTATCAGTGGTGCACTTGTCAAACTGGAGGGGGGATATCTAATGGGGTCCCATAGGGTTCTGTCCTGCATTCAGTACTCGCTAATAttgtcattaatgacttggagaatggagtggttaatctgcttaaacacttgcagatgacaccaagctgggaggggttgcaagcacttcggaggacaggattagaattcaaaacgaccttgTTGATTTCtggccaattctccaatttatcaagattaaattcaataaaggcaagtgcaaagtacttaatttaggaaggaaaagtgaaacgaacaacaacaaaatggggaataactggctaggtggtagtacggCTGAAAAGGCTCTGGGGGTTAAagtgggtcacaaattgaatatgagccaacagtgcaatgcagctgcaaaaaagatttatatcattctggggtgtattagtaggagtgtgcTATGTAAGACACCGGAGTTAACTGTTCCACTCTACTTAGCACTGGCGAGCTCTAGGTTTACTTGGAgttgcctcagcacagggggctgtactagatgaactcctgaggtgccttcccaGGTTCATTTGTCTGATTCATTCAGGCTGACAGAAAGAGCAACTAAATACCCCTTTTTGTAGTGAGAACTAATACCAAAGAAGCCACTGCCCACGGCACTCACCAGCAGGGCAAGGCCTGAGCAGAATGGCTGTATGGGCCAAGGGGTTTCCCTAGTGACTGATTGCAAATGCAGGGGATGGAGCACTGGTTGGCAGCAGCTGTGTATGTCTGTGTATCAAAGGCACAAAGCCATCAGACAGGGAGAGACGTTTTTGTTAGCATTGGcctgggagggagcagagctAGGGCTCCTTGGAGCAcacagctggtggagaggcaAGCTTGGATTTCTGGAAAAGGAAACCGCCGGCTCTTGTAtgttcctgctgtgttcagggaaaagGAATTCTGTGCCCATTCTCTGTAAATCAACAGGCTTATACCAAAAATGAGACCTGACTCTTACCATCGATTTGGGGCCTTGCCAAGAGATATTGGCTGCCCGTTGGAG
This window contains:
- the LOC144279536 gene encoding uncharacterized protein LOC144279536, with amino-acid sequence MKLLIAVLSLAVLGFQASPLSEKPRPKLDQVADAIPHYLEQLITTIVELIQKSELGQEIEQWRLARKIENFFDDLERKVPPKAQEQLRNLSRHVDALVEVSVAELRELERKMQPYKKQLHAVLVSYTEGLLEMAEQYSKTLLGRQAYSFIPSRVELQEKLGSYVQELGLQEFQHGLAAYASDLHQKLSPYAEDLHGWLNSHWDAFMQCFSEETGGGAAS